In Primulina eburnea isolate SZY01 chromosome 3, ASM2296580v1, whole genome shotgun sequence, one DNA window encodes the following:
- the LOC140827472 gene encoding 1-aminocyclopropane-1-carboxylate oxidase homolog 1-like isoform X1 → MVDPGKNGEDQETKSTTYDRHAELKAFDETKVGVKGLVDSGVTKVPRIFIHPPHNLDKINTSDTDSKFPVIDLDGFDKDPVKRERVVEEIRVASETWGFFQVVNHGIPTRILEEMLDGVLRFNEQAPEIRKKYYSRDYSKTMAYNSNFDLYSSPAANWRDSFYCAMAPRTPQPEELPAACREILIEFSNHIMKLGCSLFILLSEALGLSSKHLIDMGSADALAHLCHYYPACPEPELTIGTTQHSDNDFMTVLLQDNVGGLQVRHQNQWVDVPPTPGALVINHGDLLQLISNDKFKSVEHRVLASRKGPRISVASFFGRDSGTNARVLAPVKELLSEYDPPKYRATTATEYTEFYRRKGLDGTSALLHFRL, encoded by the exons ATGGTGGATCCAGGTAAAAATGGAGAAGATCAAGAAACTAAATCAACAACCTACGATCGTCATGCCGAACTCAAAGCCTTCGACGAAACGAAGGTCGGAGTTAAAGGACTGGTTGACTCTGGCGTCACGAAAGTACCCAGAATCTTCATCCACCCACCACATAATCTAGACAAAATCAACACAAGTGACACAGATTCAAAGTTCCCAGTAATAGATCTTGACGGGTTCGACAAGGATCCTGTAAAACGCGAGAGAGTCGTTGAAGAGATTCGTGTTGCATCGGAGACATGGGGCTTTTTCCAAGTGGTTAACCATGGAATACCGACTAGAATCCTGGAAGAGATGCTGGACGGAGTTCTGAGATTTAACGAGCAGGCGCCGGAGATCAGGAAGAAATATTATTCGCGAGATTACAGTAAGACGATGGCGTACAATAGCAATTTTGATCTGTATAGCTCGCCAGCAGCTAACTGGAGGGACTCGTTTTACTGTGCTATGGCTCCCAGGACGCCGCAGCCGGAGGAACTGCCGGCGGCGTGCAG GGAAATTTTGATCGAATTCTCAAACCATATAATGAAATTAGGGTGCTCTTTGTTCATATTACTGTCAGAAGCTTTGGGACTTAGTTCGAAACATCTGATAGACATGGGTAGTGCAGATGCTCTTGCACATCTCTGTCATTACTATCCGGCTTGCCCTGAGCCCGAGTTAACGATTGGCACGACTCAACATTCGGACAATGATTTCATGACTGTTCTACTACAAGATAATGTAGGAGGGCTTCAAGTGCGTCATCAGAACCAATGGGTTGATGTTCCTCCGACGCCAGGCGCGTTAGTCATTAATCATGGAGATCTTTTACAG CTTATATCCAATGATAAATTCAAAAGTGTAGAGCACAGAGTGCTGGCAAGCCGGAAAGGTCCAAGAATCTCGGTTGCCAGCTTCTTCGGCAGAGACTCGGGGACAAATGCCAGGGTTTTAGCACCAGTTAAGGAGCTATTATCCGAATACGATCCTCCCAAGTATCGCGCAACCACCGCAACTGAGTATACTGAATTCTATCGCAGAAAGGGGCTCGATGGCACTTCTGCTTTGCTCCATTTCAGACTTTAG
- the LOC140827472 gene encoding 1-aminocyclopropane-1-carboxylate oxidase homolog 1-like isoform X2: protein MVDPGKNGEDQETKSTTYDRHAELKAFDETKVGVKGLVDSGVTKVPRIFIHPPHNLDKINTSDTDSKFPVIDLDGFDKDPVKRERVVEEIRVASETWGFFQVVNHGIPTRILEEMLDGVLRFNEQAPEIRKKYYSRDYSKTMAYNSNFDLYSSPAANWRDSFYCAMAPRTPQPEELPAACREILIEFSNHIMKLGCSLFILLSEALGLSSKHLIDMGSADALAHLCHYYPACPEPELTIGTTQHSDNDFMTVLLQDNVGGLQVRHQNQWVDVPPTPGALVINHGDLLQASMLHCFQSLED, encoded by the exons ATGGTGGATCCAGGTAAAAATGGAGAAGATCAAGAAACTAAATCAACAACCTACGATCGTCATGCCGAACTCAAAGCCTTCGACGAAACGAAGGTCGGAGTTAAAGGACTGGTTGACTCTGGCGTCACGAAAGTACCCAGAATCTTCATCCACCCACCACATAATCTAGACAAAATCAACACAAGTGACACAGATTCAAAGTTCCCAGTAATAGATCTTGACGGGTTCGACAAGGATCCTGTAAAACGCGAGAGAGTCGTTGAAGAGATTCGTGTTGCATCGGAGACATGGGGCTTTTTCCAAGTGGTTAACCATGGAATACCGACTAGAATCCTGGAAGAGATGCTGGACGGAGTTCTGAGATTTAACGAGCAGGCGCCGGAGATCAGGAAGAAATATTATTCGCGAGATTACAGTAAGACGATGGCGTACAATAGCAATTTTGATCTGTATAGCTCGCCAGCAGCTAACTGGAGGGACTCGTTTTACTGTGCTATGGCTCCCAGGACGCCGCAGCCGGAGGAACTGCCGGCGGCGTGCAG GGAAATTTTGATCGAATTCTCAAACCATATAATGAAATTAGGGTGCTCTTTGTTCATATTACTGTCAGAAGCTTTGGGACTTAGTTCGAAACATCTGATAGACATGGGTAGTGCAGATGCTCTTGCACATCTCTGTCATTACTATCCGGCTTGCCCTGAGCCCGAGTTAACGATTGGCACGACTCAACATTCGGACAATGATTTCATGACTGTTCTACTACAAGATAATGTAGGAGGGCTTCAAGTGCGTCATCAGAACCAATGGGTTGATGTTCCTCCGACGCCAGGCGCGTTAGTCATTAATCATGGAGATCTTTTACAGGCAAGTATGCTTCATTGTTTTCAATCATTGGAAGATTGA